One window of Lacerta agilis isolate rLacAgi1 chromosome 14, rLacAgi1.pri, whole genome shotgun sequence genomic DNA carries:
- the LOC117058110 gene encoding histone H2A.J — MSGRGKQGGKVRAKAKTRSSRAGLQFPVGRVHRLLRKGNYAERVGAGAPVYLAAVLEYLTAEILELAGNAARDNKKTRIIPRHLQLAIRNDEELNKLLGKVTIAQGGVLPNIQAVLLPKKTESHKAKSK, encoded by the coding sequence ATGTCTGGTCGTGGCAAGCAAGGTGGAAAAGTCAGGGCTAAGGCTAAGACTCGCTCTTCTCGTGCCGGGCTGCAGTTTCCTGTAGGCAGAGTGCATCGTCTTCTGCGCAAAGGGAACTACGCAGAGCGCGTCGGAGCCGGAGCGCCCGTCTACTTGGCTGCTGTGCTGGAGTACCTGACTGCTGAGATCCTGGAGTTGGCCGGCAACGCTGCCCGGGATAACAAGAAGACTAGGATCATCCCTCGCCACTTGCAGCTCGCCATCCGCAACGACGAGGAGCTGAACAAACTTCTGGGCAAAGTCACTATCGCTCAAGGCGGAGTGTTGCCTAACATCCAGGCTGTGCTCCTTCCCAAGAAAACCGAGAGCCACAAGGCTAAGAGCAAGTGA
- the LOC117058119 gene encoding histone H2B 1/2/3/4/6-like, with product MPEPAKSAPVAKKGSKKAVTKTQKKGDKKRKKSRKESYSIYVYKVLKQVHPDTGISSKAMSIMNSFVNDIFERIAAEASRLAHYNKRSTITSREIQTAVRLLLPGELAKHAVSEGTKAVTKYTSSK from the coding sequence ATGCCGGAACCAGCCAAGTCTGCTCCTGTGGCCAAAAAGGGCTCCAAGAAGGCCGTCACCAAGACGCAGAAGAAGGGCGACAAGAAGCGCAAGAAGAGCCGCAAGGAGAGCTATTCCATCTACGTCTACAAGGTGCTCAAGCAGGTCCACCCGGACACGGGCATCTCCTCCAAGGCCATGAGCATCATGAACTCCTTCGTCAACGACATCTTCGAGCGCATCGCGGCCGAGGCTTCCCGCCTGGCGCATTACAACAAGCGCTCCACCATCACCTCCCGGGAGATCCAGACCGCCGTGAGACTCCTGCTGCCCGGGGAGCTGGCCAAGCATGCCGTCTCCGAGGGCACCAAGGCCGTCACCAAGTACACCAGCTCCAAGTAA